The Colletotrichum higginsianum IMI 349063 chromosome 2, whole genome shotgun sequence genome has a segment encoding these proteins:
- a CDS encoding Zinc finger protein: MILKTAVADYFFKHRNSKTHRVGAIRCPFCTQTCNTAAGLVHHLEQGACPDTPLSREALYETIRRRDPNGLISKRLQGLSASPMYTATERAYNTAASAYQCYLCHRYFTTLQGLNMHLNSTVHKQVLYHCPSRSCRRKFKSLAAVIYHLESESCNFMRFDSVQRNVARTIDPLCILSF, translated from the coding sequence ATGATCTTGAAGACAGCCGTTGCTGACTATTTCTTCAAGCACCGTAACTCCAAGACCCATCGCGTTGGTGCCATACGCTGCCCCTTCTGCACCCAGACGTGCAACACGGCCGCTGGTCTTGTCCATCAcctcgagcagggcgccTGTCCCGACACCCCTCTTTCTCGCGAGGCCCTCTACGAAACCATCCGTCGTCGCGATCCCAACGGCCTGATCTCCAAGAGGCTCCAGGGCTTGTCCGCCTCCCCGATGTACACCGCCACCGAGCGAGCCTACAACACTGCCGCCAGCGCCTACCAGTGCTACCTATGTCACCGTTACTTCACCACACTGCAGGGTCTCAACATGCACTTGAACTCAACGGTGCACAAGCAAGTTCTCTACCACTGCCCCAGCCGAAGTTGCCGCCGCAAGTTCAAATCCCTCGCTGCCGTCATCTACCACTTGGAGAGCGAGTCATGCAACTTTATGCGCTTCGACTCGGTCCAGCGCAATGTTGCGAGGACCATCGACCCGTTATGCATCCTTTCTTTTTAA
- a CDS encoding Aryl-alcohol dehydrogenase, with translation MFCDIWEAGDSWGGISDQARRKRLQNKINQRAWRRRRNQNHSKHSSSYAEADIATNVTEPDMGTADAVIHDMNNHAADTTGSDSVLATLLVGCALIKCPRRREVARTRIKQVYEDYSLHSPRPSALHVLIRLRVLSALASNAVSMGFPPEGLCSDNFISPFNFTGPPQSITMDLVAATPSTLRPTSVQKAVIHHPWIDLFPFPRFRDNTLLAMAAGMVDDDELCRDILETTGEDLGARPSLIVWGEPWDCAAWEANAAFFLKWGFLAQGCPELLETTNRWREKRGERRLVFEMHHLSLNIFENGLADEIRPSWTLRVGKSGLKVSQVILGCMSFGDKNWQPWLLDKDEALPILKYAFDSGINTWDVADTYSNGRSEEIVGAAIKEYNIPRSKLVIMSKCFQFVDEEKGPIDPAVLTSNDGPRVNLVGLSRKHILDAVDRSVERLGTYIDVLQIHRMDRDVPPEEIMKALNDVVESGKVRYIGASSMAAWEFQMLQNVAARHGWHQFISMQGLYNLLFREEEREMNPYCNATGVGLFPWSPLAAGVLAHPWSDRTDAREKLDPFLQLLFRGAERGADKEIVGRVEELASKKGASMAQVAQAWLISKGCIPVGGMETKERIDQAVGSLSVELGEDEVKFLEEPYIPKLPIPF, from the exons ATGTTTTGCGACATATGGGAAGCCGGTGACAGCTGGGGGGGCATATCAGACCAGGCCCGAAGAAAGAGGCTCCAAAACAAGATCAACCAACGTGCTTGGC GGAGACGAAGGAATCAGAATCACAGCAAACACAGTTCCAGCTACGCCGAGGCGGACATAGCAACAAACGTGACTGAGCCGGACATGGGAACGGCAGACGCTGTCATCCATGACATGAACAACCATGCAGCGGATACAACTGGGTCAGATAGCGTCCTCGCGACGTTGCTTGTAGGATGTGCGCTCATAAAgtgtcctcgacgacgggaGGTCGCCCGCACCCGTATCAAGCAGGTCTACGAAGATTATTCCCTCCATTCACCACGGCCCTCAGCCCTGCACGTCTTGATTCGGCTACGGGTCCTTAGTGCTTTGGCCAGTAACGCCGTCAGCATGGGGTTCCCCCCTGAAGGACTATGTAGCGATAATTTCATATCGCCATTCAACTTCACGGGGCCGCCGCAATCGATAACGATGGACTTGGTCGCAGCCACCCCGTCCACTCTGCGCCCAACTTCGGTGCAGAAAGCAGTCATCCACCACCCCTGGATCGATCTCTTCCCTTTTCCGCGGTTCCGCGACAACACGCTTCTCGCCATGGCAGCGGGAAtggtggacgacgacgagctgtGCAGAGACATCCTGGAGACGACGGGCGAGGACCTTGGCGCGAGACCTTCGCTGATAGTCTGGGGCGAGCCCTGGGACTGTGCCGCATGGGAAGCCAACGCGGCATTCTTTCTGAAATGGGGGTTCCTGGCGCAGGGTTGCCCTGAGCTGCTGGAAACGACTAATCGGTGGAGAGAAAAGCGTGGCGAAAGGCGGCTGGTCTTTGAAATGCATC ATCTAAGCCTTAACATATTCGAAAATGGCCTCGCCGATGAAATACGTCCG TCCTGGACCCTCAGAGTGGGCAAATCCGGCCTCAAGGTTTCTCAGGTGATCCTCGGCTGCATGAGCTTCGGCGACAAGAACTGGCAGCCCTGGCTCCTAGATAAGGACGAAGCCCTCCCGATCCTCAAGTACGCGTTCGACAGCGGCATCAACACGTGGGACGTGGCCGACACCTATTCGAACGGCAGATCCGAAGAGATTGTCGGCGCTGCCATCAAGGAGTACAACATCCCGCGGTCCAAGCTCGTCATCATGTCCAAGTGCTTCCAGTTCGTTGATGAAGAGAAGGGACCGATCGACCCCGCCGTTCTAACGAGCAACGACGGTCCCCGCGTCAACCTGGTCGGCCTCTCCAGGAAGCATATTCTCGACGCCGTGGACCGTAGCGTTGAGCGACTCGGCACGTACATCGATGTCCTCCAGATCCACAGGATGGATCGCGATGTCCCCCCCGAGGAAATCATGAAGGCCCTCAATGATGTTGTTGAGAGTGGCAAAGTCCGCTATATTGGGGCCAGCTCG ATGGCCGCCTGGGAGTTCCAGATGCTGCAAAACGTCGCGGCTCGCCACGGATGGCACCAGTTCATCTCTATGCAGGGCCTCTACAACCTTCTTTTccgcgaggaggagagggagatgaACCCCTACTGCAATGCCACGGGCGTGGGTCTCTTCCCCTGGTCCcctctcgccgccggtgtTCTCGCGCACCCGTGGTCCGACCGGACGGATGCGCGGGAGAAACTGGACCCGTTCCTTCAGCTCCTGTTCCGCGGTGCGGAACGCGGTGCCGACAAGGAAATCGTTGGgcgcgtcgaggagctggcgaGCAAGAAGGGGGCTTCCATGGCGCAAGTAGCGCAAGCTTGGCTCATTTCCAAGGGCTGTATACCCGTTGGCGGGATGGAGACGAAGGAGAGAATTGACCAGGCTGTCGGGTCCTTGAGTGTTGAactgggcgaggacgaggtcaagTTTCTCGAGGAGCCGTACATCCCCAAGCTACCGATTCCTTTCTGA
- a CDS encoding Integral membrane protein, translating to MLATRVLGFFLWSHLGLVSAALQLGLEGIPNCAVNCMLEALPETNCSPVDQACLCADKKFSATVEPCVRSLCTIEETLVATNGTWSRCGFAYTDDMTKIRWVSGVVTVCASIFMVMRLTTKVAKLSTWGADDTVAVVAFVGRASCSVAQCVLSWANRGGKKVVIVGLYVESFYFAEAGLGKDIWTLLPDEITHFLKLLFVLEFFYLVGLAVIKASILFFFLRIFPERRFRRVLWLMQVLNMLVCLSFVILCFAQCRPFSHFWTGWDGKHEGKCLDLNKIGLSHVALNIVLDVCMLALPVTQIYKLQMDRRKKIGVIAMFQVGVFLTVVSILRIRTMRDFATSLNVTADSVAVVLWAYVELGVGVVVACMPNAWQLLKMIPSKVTQLTTTVTSNIGSSVSRTRPNSQVFPEKPRKVSMAETISNRSETVVPSASSSRRASKNSEPVG from the exons ATGCTGGCCACTCGGGTGCTTGGCTTCTTCCTATGGAGTCACCTTGGTCTCGTGTCGGCTGCTCTGCAGCTGGGCCTGGAGGGGATCCCAAACTGCGCC GTCAACTGCATGTTGGAAGCGCTCCCCGAAACGAACTGCTCGCCGGTCGACCAAGCCTGTCTCTGCGCCGACAAGAAATTCAGCGCGACTGTCGAGCCCTGCGTACGGTCGCTATGCACCATCGAAGAGACTCTGG TTGCCACAAACGGGACCTGGTCGCGTTGCGGGTTCGCCTACACCGACGACATGACCAAGATCCGCTGGGTCAGCGGAGTCGTGACTGTTTGTGCGAGTATCTTCATGGTGATGAGGCTCACGACGAAGGTCGCGAAACTGTCGACCTGGGGCGCGGACGACActgtcgccgtcgtggcATTTGTAGGTCGAGCCTCATGTAGTGTCGCGCAATGCGTCTTGTCGTGGGCTAACAGAGGTGGAAAAAAGGTCGTAATCGTGGGCTTATACGTCGAGTCGTTCTACT ttgccgaggccggccttgGAAAAGATATCTGGACGTTACTCCCCGATGAGATTACTCACTTTCTCAAG CTCCTCTTCGTTCTCGAATTCTTCTacctcgtcggcctggccGTCATCAAAGCCTCGATCctgttcttcttcctgcGCATCTTCCCCGAGCGACGCTTCCGCCGGGTCCTCTGGCTGATGCAGGTCCTCAACATGCTCGTCTGCCTCTCCTTTGTGATTCTCTGCTTCGCCCAGTGCCGCCCCTTCTCGCACTTCTGGACGGGCTGGGACGGGAAGCACGAGGGGAAGTGCCTCGACCTGAACAAGATCGGCCTCAGCCACGTCGCGCTCAACATCGTGCTCGACGTGTGCATGCTCGCGCTGCCCGTCACGCAGATATACAAGCTGCAGATGGACCGGAGGAAGAAGATTGGCGTGATTGCCATGTTCCAAGTCGGTGTCTT CCTCACCGTCGTAAGCATCTTGCGAATCCGGACCATGAGGGACTTTGCAACGTCTCTGAACGTCACCG CCGATTCCGTCGCCGTTGTCCTCTGGGCCTACGTCGAGctgggcgtgggcgtcgtcgtggcgTGCATGCCCAACGCGTGGCAGCTTCTGAAGATGATCCCGTCCAAGGTCACGcagctgacgacgacggtgacgtCCAACATCGGGTCGTCGGTGAGCCGCACGCGGCCCAACTCGCAGGTGTTCCCGGAGAAGCCGCGCAAGGTGTCGATGGCGGAGACCATCTCGAACCGGTCCGAGACTgtggtgccgtcggcgtcgagctctcGACGTGCGAGCAAGAATTCAGAGCCGGTGGGCTAG
- a CDS encoding EC89 protein, producing MQFFKAIISVASLAAAAPTAGDALAVEPRQTTPTTPCGKRADGTNIEPYWTTYKYGPGGWSCAHLNRYGVCDEYEWTTTLPYWSPIALGATLGVSKVKLPGCNLNW from the exons ATGCAGTTCTTCAAGGCTATCATAAGTGTTGCCTCgctggctgccgccgcgcccACCGCTGGCGATGCGCTTGCTGTTGAGCCCAGACAAACCACTCCTACTACCCCTTGCGGCAAAAGAGCTGACGGCACCAACATCGAGCCTTATTGGACCACCTACAAGTATGGCCCTGGTGGTTGGAGT TGCGCCCACCTCAACCGTTATGGCGTCTGCGATGAATACGAATGGACTACAACGCTTCCCTACTGGAGC CCGATCGCTTTGGGTGCCACGCTAGGCGTGTCCAAAGTCAAGCTTCCGGGTTGCAATCTCAACTGGTAG
- a CDS encoding AAA family ATPase, translated as MILVDTMYGLHKSTAEATRYDKDLEIYGLQGRINYTEHLDFYQDAMFFMRRIRQSHQRIVSFEQDQKEKIDADLKARQARPRESATTKENSTKAFLKGEPAKVMQVDWDAFTCAKGEIETSMMTPIEIITGEPESQTILLLNATRKQSKKPNLAPLRQDERVLPKGKLLLHQPLPERIKIHSEALIDVFLQVTKSSRWSVARDGSFIFLRPYQYLVHYQSQLRDCLATLEKLYENYKGTESNQMVTKGAGKSSPNEEWEKEPKHNSTGDKRDIGDDGVDDEANQTDQDIEDPDASAWGTSITALLHLRCLIQFIDTEIEPKRNYINSSQCTLIHFHDLWYLFKPGDKVISQEEKQVYVVLAVQTPYHKVEEPWERWNRPRVVAKNPDSDSDGGNDENEGDDNPFILSCAYIDFDGKAFGPVAKKFNISPFGELKSIKSLPVYPLRYAREPQARQNIALRGQMLLDVAKFKAMYYVGATLDNRDEIDSQVVIDFNEALADEDRRKAWEPKIAPPSTSMRYAGETHNKPCLGLCCVKQSVHLGYFVDLEMTENYVKTLIPANSLQSPSLLMSPRSLEDTLESRRELTETEFLVMTYRVFGFVLRSRKWAQLDLTLLRHENSNNRNLTVNAFEKLELPEGHREMVKSLVIQHFRHRQSAFERDEQTDLIQGKGKGLILLLHGAPGVGKTTTAEGIAELFRKPLFQITCGDLGTTAKEVETELEKNFALASRWGCILLLDEADVFLSARERMDFTRNGLVAVFLRVLEYYAGILFLTTNRIGDFDEAFASRIHMSLYYPELDEQKTLKVFRLNLELIEQRFQKQGRTIIFDPSSIEDFAQQHFREHKYNRWNGRQIRNACQTALALAEFDAQGGVLEVDGEVDRDAVVKLQLKYFRTVQRAYLDFGKYLGDIQGTQGDRRAIDYKLRARSDTPYQTRPSLFSQREESRSFRGHYGAQQHPYAHRNSSEMSQSNLGSQQDMWHQNYRDRPTTPIANIEQQQGPGPYTPRMANPQAYKDPVGNTGGYESSASFGQLGSSSQHGQMDAQYQQGIQQGQSYESPQPGFQPGYGRETPQRAGASTPLNMLIVQFSTINCRTRMRVAQAKKVPYKIMLDQRRIQGPPYPVPSFGIVRVYVKAR; from the exons ATGATCCTGGTGGACACCATGTATGGCCTCCATAAATCAACAGCAGAAGCGACCAGATACGACAAGGACCTTGAAATTTATGGTTTGCAGGGGAGAATTAATTACACAGAGCACTTGGACTTTTACCAAGACGCAATGTTCTTTATGAGAAGAATTCGCCAGTCGCATCAGAGAATTGTCAGCTTTGAACAAGATCAGAAGGAGAAGATTGACGCGGATCTCAAAGCAAGACAAGCCCGGCCGCGGGAGTCTGCAACTACTAAGGAAAACAGCACGAAGGCGTTTCTGAAAGGGGAGCCAGCCAAGGTGATGCAAGTCGACTGGGATGCCTTCACTTGTGCCAAAGGAGAGATCGAGACGTCTATGATGACGCCTATAGAAATCATCACTGGCGAACCCGAATCTCAAACAATCCTCCTGCTCAACGCTACCCGGAAACAAAGCAAGAAACCAAACTTAGCGCCGCTGCGACAGGATGAACGGGTTTTGCCAAAGGGAAAACTCTTACTTCACCAGCCCTTGCCCGAGAGAATTAAAATTCACTCGGAGGCTTTGATAGACGTCTTTTTACAGGTCACCAAGAGCAGCAGGTGGTCAGTGGCAAGAGACGGCTCGTTCATTTTCCTACGACCATATCAGTACTTGGTTCACTACCAAAGCCAACTGCGAGACTGTCTCGCCACCCTCGAGAAGTTATATGAAAACTATAAAGGAACAGAGAGCAACCAGATGGTAACAAAAGGCGCCGGGAAATCGTCGCCAAACGAAGAATGGGAAAAGGAGCCCAAGCACAACTCAACGGGCGACAAACGAGACAttggcgatgacggcgttgacgacgaggcgaATCAAACCGACCAAGACATAGAAGATCCCGATGCATCAGCATGGGGAACTTCAATCACTGCCCTTCTACACTTACGATGTCTTATCCAGTTCATAGACACGGAGATTGAGCCCAAGCGGAATTACATCAACAGCAGCCAATGCACCCTCATTCACTTCCACGACTTATGGTATCTCTTCAAGCCCGGAGACAAGGTTATAAGCCAAGAGGAGAAGCAGGTATACGTGGTTCTAGCCGTACAGACTCCATATCACAAAGTCGAGGAGCCATGGGAGCGCTGGAATCGGCCGCGGGTCGTAGCGAAGAATCCAGACTCTGATTCGGACGGCGGGAACGATGAGAACGAAGGAGATGACAACCCGTTTATCCTGTCATGTGCCTACATCGACTTCGATGGCAAAGCTTTTGGTCCTGTCGCAAAGAAGTTCAATATCTCCCCGTTTGGAGAGCTCAAGTCGATCAAGTCTCTCCCAGTCTACCCGCTTCGATACGCTCGAGAACCGCAAGCTCGGCAAAACATTGCCTTGAGAGGCCAGATGCTGTTGGACGTGGCCAAGTTCAAAGCCATGTACTACGTAGGAGCAACGCTGGACAACAGGGATGAGATCGACAGCCAAGTCGTCATCGACTTCAACGAAGCactggccgacgaggaccgAAGAAAGGCTTGGGAGCCGAAGATAGCGCCCCCAAGTACCTCGATGAGATACGCAGGAGAGACACATAATAAACCGTGTCTAGGGCTCTGCTGTGTTAAGCAGTCAGTGCATCTAGGGTACTTCGTCGACCTAGAGATGACAGAGAACTATGTCAAGACGTTGATACCCGCGAACTCTCTACAATCACCCTCCCTTCTCATGTCCCCAAGATCCCTTGAGGACACCCTAGAGTCCAGGCGCGAGTTGACAGAAACTGAATTTCTTGTCATGACATACCGTGTGTTCGGATTCGTTCTGAGAAGTCGCAAATGGG CTCAACTCGACCTTACGCTCTTGCGACACGAGAACTCCAACAACAGAAACTTGACGGTCAACGCCTTCGAGAAGCTCGAACTACCCGAGGGACACAGGGAGATGGTTAAGTCTCTGGTGATCCAGCATTTTCGCCACCGGCAATCTGCTTTCGAGAGAGACGAACAAACGGACTTGATTCAGGGAAAAG GCAAAGGACTGATACTGCTTCTCCATGGAGCCCCTGGTGTCGGTAAAACCACCACAGCCG AGGGAATCGCGGAGCTTTTCAGAAAGCCGCTATTCCAGATCACTTGCG GAGACCTCGGTACCACTGCGAAAGAGGTTGAGACTGAACTTGAGAAGAACTTTGCGTTGGCGAGTAGATGGGGATGCATTCTGCTTCTGGACGAAGCCGACGTGTTTCTTTCCGCGCGTGAGCGCATGGATTTCACTCGCAACGGCTTGGTGGCCG TCTTCCTTCGCGTTCTGGAGTACTATGCCGGCATCCTGTTCCTGACGACGAACCGCATCGGCGACTTTGACGAGGCCTTCGCCTCGAGAATTCACATGAGCCTGTACTACCCGGAGCTCGACGAGCAGAAGACGCTCAAGGTGTTCCGGCTGAATCTGGAGCTCATCGAGCAGCGCTTCCAGAAGCAAGGCCGCACCATCATCTTCGACCCGTCATCCATCGAGGACTTTGCGCAGCAGCACTTCCGCGAGCACAAGTACAACCGGTGGAACGGCCGGCAGATCCGCAACGCGTGCCAGACGGCCCTCGCGCTGGCCGAGTTCGACGCGCAGGGCGGcgtgctcgaggtcgacggcgaggtcgaccgGGACGCGGTCGTCAAGCTGCAGCTCAAATACTTCAGGACGGTCCAGAGGGCCTACCTCGACTTCGGGAAATACCTCGGGGACATCCAGGGCACCCAGGGCGACCGCAGGGCCATCGACTACAAGCTGCGTGCGAGGTCTGACACGCCCTACCAGACGAGGCCGAGTCTGTTCTCGCAGCGGGAGGAGTCGAGGTCTTTCAGGGGGCATTACGGGGCTCAGCAGCATCCCTATGCGCACAGGAACTCGTCGGAGATGTCGCAATCCAATCTTGGCTCGCAGCAGGATATGTGGCACCAAAACTACCGTGACCGTCCGACAACCCCAATTGCGAACATTGAGCAGCAACAAGGCCCGGGACCGTATACTCCCCGGATGGCCAACCCGCAAGCGTATAAAGACCCCGTTGGAAACACTGGGGGCTATGAAAGCTCAGCTTCCTTTGGGCAGCTTGGGAGCAGCAGTCAACATGGCCAGATGGACGCTCAGTACCAGCAAGGGATTCAACAGGGCCAGTCATACGAGTCACCCCAACCGGGCTTTCAGCCGGGTTATGGTAGAGAGACCCCTCAACGGGCTGGC GCTTCAACACCTCTCAATATGCTCATCGTCCAGTTCAGCACAATCAATTGCCGTACACGTATGAGAGTAGCTCAGGCCAAGAAGGTTCCTTACAAGATCATGCTGGATCAACGCAGGATCCAGGGACCACCATACCCCGTTCCATCTTTCGGCATA GTTAGGGTATATGTAAAGGCTAGGTAA
- a CDS encoding Nmra-like family protein translates to MSSVVAVAGGTGDLGRTFVEAIVADGKWTVVVLARNADEQKEKEIEARILPVDYDDVDNLVKVLEENKVHTVISTLNIRASVKPELNLIAAADRAQSTKRYVPTIWGPKIPREIAAQRPLTQTKIDVTDALEKTTTLEHTSWYIGLFADYYVSPPLKSLVKILPIVVDVANNAAGIPASGNDPVAFTYTIDLAKFVVASLSLPKWRKESYLVNDRLTWNEVVQIAESVKGVKFNVAYDSLETLKAGKITELPGHVVSYPFWPKEQLQGTFSQFGLMFDDGLFDIKPEHPITEDLPDIKLRSFKELLEEAWGPKA, encoded by the exons ATGTCTTCCGTCGTTGCAGTAGCCGGAGGAaccggcgacctcggccgcaCCTTCGTAgaggccatcgtcgccgacgggaAATGGACCGTCGTTGTCCTGGCCAGAAAC GCGGACGAGcaaaaggagaaggaaatCGAGGCCCGCATCCTGCCCgtcgactacgacgacgtcgacaacctcgtcaaGGTCCTGGAAGAGAACAAGGTGCACACCGTCATCTCGACCCTGAACATCAGGGCTTCGGTGAAGCCCGAGTTGAACCtgatcgccgccgccgatcgTGCCCAGAGCACCAAGCGCTACGTCCCCACCATTTGGGGCCCAAAGATCCCTCGAGA AATCGCAGCGCAGAGACCTCTGACCCAGACCAAGATCGATGTCACGGACGCCCTTGAGAAGACGACCACCCTGGAGCACACGTCCTGGTACATAGGTCTGTTTGCCGACTACTACGTCTCCCCGCCCCTGAAGAGCCTCGTAAAGATCTTGCCCATCGTCGTGGACGTGGCCAACAACGCGGCCGGGATCCCCGCCTCCGGCAACGACCCCGTCGCATTCACTTACACCATCGACCTGGCCAAGTTCGTCGTCGCGTCTCTGAGCCTCCCCAAGTGGCGCAAAGAGTCGTACTTGGTCAACGACAGGCTCACTTGGAACGAGGTGGTCCAGATTGCCGAATCGGTCAAGGGCGTCAAGTTCAACGTGGCGTACGATTCCCTCGAGACCCTGAAAGCGGGAAAGATCACGGAGCTGCCCGGGCACGTGGTTTCGTATCCGTTTTGGCCAAAGGAGCAGCTGCAAGGCACCTTTTCCCAATTCGGGCTCATGTTCGATGATGGATTGTTCGACATCAAGCCGGAGCACCCCATCACGGAGGACTTGCCGGACATCAAGCTTAGGTCGTTCAaggagctgctggaggaggcgTGGGGCCCGAAAGCATGA
- a CDS encoding TRI11 protein, translating to MGLNLATLFFTAAAVYLLARLITLLLSPLNRFPGPWYAKFTGLPGTIATLSRRQAQYYHRLHETYGPFVRVSPNQIFVSDLEAFKKIHKVGSSFLKSDTYRFFAPAGPGEPPYGLFAMTDKEDHAQRRKLLARGFTTTSLRNDWEDIVRDKIADTIRGIQRDAAAEGGEVDIMKWWMLMTSDTISRLMFGESFDGLKTGEEDPWFGHLKSANTAVFSAMSFPTLYAMVKRLPVVGGLWIFHAHEPILDKGRIAVENSKNSSEANTSLFSKVMEQAGEDEKGLSDLEICVEAAAFMVGGTDTTSNTLTYLVWAVLSRDELRESLERELAAVEEPLTDASLEALPILTAVIEETLRLHGAAPTPLPRVVPDGGVELGGRFVPAGAVVATQAWTLHRDPTIFDDPETFDHTRWLPGGPVARSATAKAAFTPFGAGSRGCIGRHLAYMELRFGAAMFFRTFRGAKLAASTTPESMEMANLAVVEPEAKACRVVLPGF from the exons ATGGGCCTCAACCTAGCAACTCTCTTTTTTACAGCTGCCGCAGTCTATCTCCTGGCTAGGCTGATTACTCTCTTGCTCTCCCCACTCAACAGATTCCCCGGCCCATGGTACGCCAAGTTCACCGGCCTCCCAGGCACGATCGCCACGCTGTCCCGCCGCCAAGCTCAGTACTACCACCGGCTTCACGAGACTTATGGCCCCTTTGTCAGGGTGTCCCCCAACCAGATCTTCGTCTCGGACCTCGAGGCCTTCAAAAAGATCCACAAAGTCGGGAGCAGCTTCCTGAAATCGGACACGTACCGCTTTTTCGCGCCAGCAGGGCCCGGGGAGCCGCCCTATGGGCTCTTCGCCATGACGGACAAGGAGGACCACGCACAACGGAGGAAGCTGCTGGCGAGGGGCTTCACGACGACATCCCTTCGGAACGACTGGGAAGACATCGTCCGGGACAAGATTGCGGACACGATCAGAGGCATACAGAGAGACGCAGCAGCCGAGGGCGGGGAGGTCGACATAATGAAGTGGTGGATGCTCATGACCTCCGACACCATCTCACGGCTGATGTTTGGGGAGTCTTTCGACGGCCTCAAGACTGGAGAG GAGGACCCTTGGTTTGGCCACCTAAAGTCCGCCAACACCGCCGTCTTCTCAGCCATGTCTTTCCCCACGCTGTACGCCATGGTCAAGCGACTGCCGGTCGTGGGCGGTCTCTGGATATTCCATGCCCATGAACCCATCCTCGACAAAGGGCGAATCGCCGTCGAGAACAGCAAGAACTCGAGCGAGGCGAACACCAGCCTCTTCTCCAAGGTGATGGAGCAGGCcggggaggacgagaagggccTCAGCGACCTCGAAATCtgcgtcgaggcggcggcgttcaTGGTGGGCGGCACGGACACGACATCCAACACCCTGACGTACCTCGTATGGGCGGTCCTGTCGAGGGACGAGCTGCGAGAAAGCCTCGAGCGGGAACTTGCCGCCGTGGAGGAGCCTCTGACGGATGCGTCGCTGGAGGCTCTCCCCATTCTCACTGCCGTCATCGAGGAGACTCTGCGGCTCCATGGCGCCGCGCCGACCCCGCTCCCTCGGGTTGTTCCGGACGGGGGCGTGGAGCTCGGAGGACGCTTCGtacccgccggcgccgtggtTGCGACCCAGGCCTGGACTCTGCACAGAGACCCGACGATATTCGACGACCCGGAAAC GTTCGACCACACGCGCTGGCTTCCGGGCGGTCCGGTTGCGCGGTCCGCGACTGCGAAGGCTGCTTTCACGCCGTTCGGTGCAGGATCCCGTGGGTGTATCGGGAGGCACCTCGCATACATGGAGCTGCGCTTCGGGGCGGCTATGTTCTTCCGGACCTTTAGGGGTGCAAAGCTGGCTGCTTCGACGACCCCGGAGAGCATGGAAATGGCCAACCTTGCCGTGGTCGAGCCGGAGGCCAAGGCCTGCAGGGTAGTACTGCCTGGTTTTTGA